The DNA segment GCTTGGTCTGATCGCTGTGGCGGTCATCGGCTCCGCCGCGTTCTATCTGATGCCCGGTGTCAAAACCGACGCCAGCGAAGCACTGGACAACGCCAAGACCAGCCAGAAGCTGCAATCGCTGGCCGAACTCGACGGCAAGGCCCCGGCCAGCCGCAAGCTCGACGTGCAGACCTGGAACACCGCCGAAGGGGCCAAGGTGCTGTTCGTCGAAGCCCATGAGCTGCCGATGTTCGACATGCGCCTGATCTTCGCCGCGGGCAGCAGCCAGGACGGCAATGCGCCGGGCCTGGCAATCCTGACCAACGCCATGCTCAACGAGGGCGTGGCGGGCAAGGACGTTGGCGCCATCGCCCAGGGCTTCGAAAGCCTCGGGGCGGATTTCGGCAACGGCGCCTACAAGGACATGGCGCTGGCTTCGCTGCGCAGTCTGAGTGCCGCCGACCAGCGCGAACCAGCGCTGAAGCTGTTCTCCGAAGTGGTGGGCAAACCGACGTTCCCGGCCGACTCCTTTGCGCGCATCAAGAACCAGATGCTCGCCGGTTTCGAATACCAGAAACAGAACCCCGGCAAGCTCGCCAGCCTCGAGCTGATGAAGCGTTTGTACGGCGACCACCCGTATGCGCATTCCAGCGACGGTAATGCGCAGAGCGTGCCGAAGATCACTCTGGCGCAACTGCGTGAGTTCCACGCCAAGGCCTACGCGGCCGGCAACGTGGTGATCGCGCTGGTCGGTGACTTGTCTCGCGCCGAGGCCGAGGCGGTTGCCAATCAGGTCTCCTCTGCCCTGCCGAAAGGCCCGGCACTGGCGAAGATCGCTCAGCCGCAGGAACCGAAAGCCAGCATCAATCACATCGAGTTTCCGTCGAAGCAGACCAACCTGTTGCTCGCGCAACTGGGCATCGACCGTGACGACCCGGATTACGCGGCGCTGTCGATGGGCAACCAGATCCTCGGTGGCGGCGGTTTCGGTACCCGTCTGATGAGCGAAGTGCGCGAGAAGCGCGGCCTGACCTACGGCGTCTACTCGGGCTTCAGCCCGATGCAGGCTCGCGGCCCGTTCATGATCAACCTGCAGACCCGTGCGGAAATGAGCGAAGGCACCCTGAAACTGGTGCAGGACGTGCTCGCCGACTACCTGAAGACTGGTCCGACCCAGAAAGAACTCGATGATGCCAAACGCGAACTGGCCGGCAGCTTCCCGCTGTCCACCGCGAGCAACGCCGATATCGTCGGCCAGCTGGGCGCCATGGGTTTCTATAATCTGCCGCTGAGCTATCTGGATGACTTCATGCGTCAGTCCCAGAGCCTGACCGTCGAACAGGTCAAAGACGCGATGAACAAACACCTGAGCACGGACAAACTGGTCATCGTCAGCGCTGGCCCGACCGTGCCGCAAAAGCCGTTACCGGCCCCATCTGATAAACCTGCCGAGCAACCGCTCGGGGTTCCGGAGCATTAATGGCTACTCGCCCTAAAAAACCTGCGCAGAACGTCCACAACGGTGTGAACCAGCTGCGCATCATCGGCGGCGAATGGCGCAGCCGCAAACTGAGCTTCCCTGATGCCCCCGGCCTGCGCCCGACACCGGATCGCGTGCGCGAAACCCTGTTCAACTGGCTCGCGCCGTATGTGGCCGGGGCCAAGGTGCTGGATCCGTTCGCCGGCAGCGGCGCGCTGTTTCTTGAAGCACTGTCGCGTGGCGCAGCTATGGGTCAGGCGCTGGATGCCAGCCACGTTGCGGTGTCGAGCCTGAAGGAACACCTCGGCACCCTGCGCTGCACCAACGGCCAGGTGCAGACCGCTGACGCGCTGCGGTATCTGGAAACCCAGGTCGCCACGCCGTTCGATCTGGTATTTCTCGATCCGCCGTTCAACCAGAACCTGTTGCCAGCCGTCTGCACTTTGCTGGAAGAACGCCAATGGCTGGCGCCGGATTCGTGGATCTACACTGAAAGCGAGACCGCGCCTTCGACGCTGGGCCTGCCGGGCAACTGGCGCCTGCACCGCGAACAGAAATCCGGGCGGGTGTATTACGCGTTGTGGCAACGTATGGCAGAGATCGCCGGTTAACTGAAAGTTTGCGCTAAATCTGTGGCGAGGGAGCTTGCTCCCGCTGGGTCGCGAAGCGGCCCCTTTTTCAGCAGCGAGGCCTGCTGCGCAGTCCAGCGGG comes from the Pseudomonas sp. RSB 5.4 genome and includes:
- a CDS encoding pitrilysin family protein, producing MSERKSPRLLLGLIAVAVIGSAAFYLMPGVKTDASEALDNAKTSQKLQSLAELDGKAPASRKLDVQTWNTAEGAKVLFVEAHELPMFDMRLIFAAGSSQDGNAPGLAILTNAMLNEGVAGKDVGAIAQGFESLGADFGNGAYKDMALASLRSLSAADQREPALKLFSEVVGKPTFPADSFARIKNQMLAGFEYQKQNPGKLASLELMKRLYGDHPYAHSSDGNAQSVPKITLAQLREFHAKAYAAGNVVIALVGDLSRAEAEAVANQVSSALPKGPALAKIAQPQEPKASINHIEFPSKQTNLLLAQLGIDRDDPDYAALSMGNQILGGGGFGTRLMSEVREKRGLTYGVYSGFSPMQARGPFMINLQTRAEMSEGTLKLVQDVLADYLKTGPTQKELDDAKRELAGSFPLSTASNADIVGQLGAMGFYNLPLSYLDDFMRQSQSLTVEQVKDAMNKHLSTDKLVIVSAGPTVPQKPLPAPSDKPAEQPLGVPEH
- the rsmD gene encoding 16S rRNA (guanine(966)-N(2))-methyltransferase RsmD, with protein sequence MATRPKKPAQNVHNGVNQLRIIGGEWRSRKLSFPDAPGLRPTPDRVRETLFNWLAPYVAGAKVLDPFAGSGALFLEALSRGAAMGQALDASHVAVSSLKEHLGTLRCTNGQVQTADALRYLETQVATPFDLVFLDPPFNQNLLPAVCTLLEERQWLAPDSWIYTESETAPSTLGLPGNWRLHREQKSGRVYYALWQRMAEIAG